The nucleotide window GCGGCGCAGAGTTGGCGTGCGGCTTCACGCCGGGCGCGGCTCAGTTCCACCCCCAGGCGACCGATGTCGTGGAGCAGGGCTTCTTCCTGTTCGCGCAGTTCCGCCAGGCGCACTTCGGCGTCGGCGAGGTCTTGCAGTTCTTGTTCGGCGCGGGCGGCAACCGCCAGCACTTCTTCAATGGAATCGCCATATTTGCGTTTGAGGTGGAAAATCTGGTCGAGCCGCCGCTCAATTTCCTGCAACCGCGCGGGATTGTACTCCACACGCTCCATGTAGTCGCTAAGGGTGTGCGCCACGTCATCGAGGATGGCGGCGGCGGTTTGGACGTCGTTGGCTTGTTCGCGCAGGCGTTCATCGAGCCGCGCCAGTTCGTTCAACGCCCGCTGGACTTCGCCGAGCATATCCAACACGGCTTGTTGTTCGTCGCTGCCCTCGTAGAGCAAGGTGTAGGCTTGTTGTGAGAGCAACGCCAGGCGCTCGGCGTTGGCGAGCAAGCGCCGTTCGGCTTGCAGAGTTTCTTCCTCGTCGGGGGCAAGGTTGGCTTGCCGAATTTCTTCGACGATGTAGGTCAGACGGTCAACACGTTGGGCGAGTTCGCGCTCGCTGAGCGCCAGCGCTTCGCGGGCTTTGCGCACCTGCTGCCATTCGGCGACTTTGGCGGCGAATTGGGCGCGCAGGTCGAGCGTGCCGGCAAAGCGGTCGAGCAGGCGCAGTTGGGTGCGGGGGCGCAAGAGCGACAGGTGCTCGCTTTGCCCGTGAATGTCCACAAACTGTTCGCCCACGGCCTGGAGCAGTTTCAGCGGCACGGGACGCCCGTTGATGCGACAAATGTTCTGCCCATGCAGGCGCACTTCGCGCGTGAGGATGATGGTGTCGAGCGGGTCGTCGGCTTCAACCAAGCCGCGCTCCTGCAAACGGGGGCGGAGTGTGCGCGCCAGCCGTTCATCCACCAGGAAGACGCCTTCCACCAGGGCGCGGTCGGTGCCGGCGCGTACCACGTCGCTTTGCGCGCGATCGCCCAAGAGCAAGCCAACCGCGTCAATGATGATGGATTTCCCCGCCCCGGTTTCACCGGTGAGCACGTTCAAGCCCGGTTCAAACTGGACACGGATTTCATCAATGATGGCGAAGTTGCGGATGGTGAGTTCGGCCAGCATAGGCAGACTACCTTTGTGATGGCTCAGGATGGTTGTTGATGGGCGGTGAAGCCCAAGCGTTGCAAGGCAGCACGCACGGCGTCGTGTTCGCTCCACGGGTATTCGGTGGTGCCGTAGCACATGGTGGGTTCGTGCCCTTTGCCGCACGTGAGCACAACGTCGCCGGGTTGGGCTTGCGCCACGGCGTAGGCAATGGCTTCGGCGCGGTCGGGAATGCGCACATAGTCGCGCCCTTCCTCTGCGCCTTCGGCTTCCGCCCCGGCGGCGATTTCGGCGATGATGGCGTTCACGTCCTCGGTGCGCGGGTCTTCGGCGGTCAGCACTGCGAGATCCGCCAGGCGTGCGGCGACGCGCCCCATCATGCCCCGTTTGGCGCGGTCGCGCAACCCCGCCGAACCAAAGACGACAATCACGCGCCCGTCGGTCATGGCGCGGGCGGCGGTGAGCGCCTGTTCAAGCGAGACGGGCGTATGCGCAAAGTCAATCAGGACGAGGAAAGGTTGCCCCATGTCCACGGGTTCCATGCGCCCTTTCACGCGCTGAACGGCCTCAATGCCTGCCTGAATGGCGGGAATATCTGCGCCGTGGGCAATGCCGGCGGCAACAGCGGCGAGCACGTTGTACACGTTGAACGGACCAAGCAGATGCGTATGCACGTCGAACGTGCCCAACGGCGACGCAACGCGCACGGTTGTACCGCTATTGTCGTAGCGCACCTGTTCGGCGCGCACGTCGGCGGGCTGTTCAACCGCGTAGGTCAAATAGCGCTCAGCGGGAATGGGGCGCAGGTACGCAAAACTGCTGTCATCGGCGTTGAGGATGCTCACCTTGGGCGTGTTGGGCTTGTGCGGCGTGTTCATCAGGTGCTCGAAAAGCATTGCCTTGGCGCGGCGGTAGTTTTCGAGCGTCCCGTGGAAATCCAGATGCTCGTGCGTGATGTTGGTGACGATGGCGGTATCGAACGCGATACCGGTGACACGGTGTTGCGCCAGCCCGTGCGATGTTACTTCCAGCACGGCGGTTGTCACCCCCGCCTCAACCATGTGGCGCAAATACTGTTGCAATTCCAGCGCGTCGGGGGTGGTGGTGTGCGGCGCTGTTTCAAAGTGTTGGCCGCCAATGGTCGCGCCGATGGTGGTGAGCACCCCCACATGCTCGCCGGCGGCGCTCAAGACACTGCTCACCAGCGTGGTGGTGGTGGTTTTGCCGTCGGTGCCTGTGATGCCCACCACACGCATGCGTTGCGAGGGATGCCCATGCCAGGCGGCGGCAAGCCATGCCAGGGCTTCGCGCCCATCGCGCACGCGGATGTAGGGCACGGGCAACGCGCCGACGTCCTCAGGAGCGGCTTCGCCGACCACAGCGGCGGCGCCGCGCGCCACGGCGTCGCCGATGAAGCGGTGCCCATCCACACTCACGCCACGATAGGCGACAAAAAGCGTGCCCGGCTGAACAGCACGCGAGTCGGCGGTGATACCGCGAATGGCAAGGTTGGCAAGCGGTGATGGTGTTTCCGCCCACGGCAACGCCGCAAGCAGGGTTGCAAGCAAAACGTGCGTCTCGGTGGTCATGCCATAACCCCTTACAATATCAAAGTCGAACAGTTTGTATTTTGATGTGTTCGGGCAAATTGGCAATTGCAAGGCGTCTCGCTCGCGCCGATTTTGTCTCTTTTTTCACAAAATTGCCTCTTGACAAGCCTTGTTTTTGTGATATACTTGGGAACGTTCCCAGTGAGAACGTTCCAAAAAAAGGGGTGAACGGGGTGGCTACGATTTACGACGTTGCCAAACGAGCCGGCGTCTCTCGCTCAACTGTCTCGCGCGTTTTGAACAATCAACCGGGCGTCCATCCGGAAACGCGCGAGCGCGTTCTGGCAGCCGTGCGTGAACTCAACTATCACCCAAATTTTGCGGCGCGCGCCCTCAAACGCCAGCGCGCCGATGCAGTGGGGGTCATCATTCCTTCTTCGTTCCGCGAACCCCGTTCCGATGAACCACGCGGCTACTACTTCACCGAAATCATCCGCGGTGCCTACAACTACTTCACCGAGCACCGCATGGCTGTGACCTTGTTGGACGACGAAGGCACGTTTGAGTTTTATCAATCCATCTTCGAGCGGCGCCAGGTGGACGGTATCCTCTTCATTGACCTTGAATTGGGCTCTGACATGACGCGCCGCCTGAAATCACTGGGGTTTCCATTTGTGGTGATCGGCAACGCCAGCGAGCCCGACGTTGTTGGAGTGGACGTGGACAACTACGGGAGTTCCCAACGTGTGGTGCAGTATCTGTACAGTCAGGGGCACCGCCGCATTGCCATCATCAACGGTCCGGAGCGGCGCTTAGCCAGCCGCGACCGTCGGGCGGGTTTTTTGGCGGCGATTGAGCACCTGGGGCTGGATTTCCCGGAAGCATACGACCAGCCCGGCGATTTTAGCGAGCGCTCCGGTCAAAAAGCCATGCGCCGCCTGCTTCAGGTTTCACCTCGCCCCACAGCCGTTTACGCCATCAACGACCGCATGGCCATCGGCGCGATTCGCGCCGCACGCGATGCGGGGCTGAACGTGCCGGACGATATCAGCGTGGTGGGGTTCGACGATATCCCCGTCGCGCCGTATATCAACCCACCACTGACCACGATGCGCCAGCCGCTGTATGAACTTGGAGCGGAAGCGGCGCGCCTGCTGCATGAAATCATCGCCAACGGCGCGGCAAGTGTGAGCCGCGTTGTGTTGCCTGCAACGCTCATTGAACGTAACACCGTTGCCTTACGAACAGAATCGCCGGAAAGGGGGTGAGGCCTGGCTTGAAGTGAATGTTGTCTGTTTGTCCTGCTGGCTGTTTGTCGTTTGACAACCAATGAACCAAGTCTCGACAGGAGGGAAAGAGACGATGAAACGCCGAACATTGTTGTTGACACTTATTACGTTGTTGCTGGCGGCTATGGCATTGGCTGCCTGTGGCGGCGGCGAAGAAACCCCGCCTGCAACCGAAGAACCCGCCGCTGAACAACCCGCGGAACCCACACCGACGGAAGAAGCGGCTATGGAAGAACCCACCGCTGAACCCGAACCGACGGCGACCGAAGAAGCCGCGGCTGAGGGTGAAGGCGAAATGGGTCCTCAGCTGGTCATCTGGGCGGACGAAAACCGCGCCCCTGTGATGCAAGAACTGGCTGAACAATTCAAGGAACAGTATGGCGTCGAGCTGGTTGTGCAGCAGGTCGGTTTCGGCGACATTCGCGAACAGTTCAAGGTCGCCGGTCCGGCTGGCGAAGGGCCTGACATTATCATCGGCGCCCACGACTGGCTGGGTGAATTGGTAGTGAACGGTCTGGTGGCGCCCGTTGACCTGGGCGACAAGCGCGACAAGTTCCTGGATGCCGCGGTGCAAGCCTTCACCTACGACGGCGAGCTCTACGGCATGCCCTACCTGACCGAAAACCTTGCCTTCTTCTACAACCCCGACCTGGTGCCCGAAGCGCCGCAGACGTGGAGCGAAGTGCGCGAAATCGCCGCGCAGCTGGAAGCCGAAGGCAAGGTGAAGCAAGGCTACGTCCTGCAACCGGGTGACGCCTACCACTTCTACCCGATCATGACGGCGTTCGGCGGCTACGTCTTCGGCCGCGACGAAAACGGTTCGTACAACCCCGAAGACCTGGGCATTGACAGCGAAGGCACGATCGCCGCGGCGAAGTGGCTCGACCAAATGGTCAAGGAAGGCCACCTGAGCCCGGACGTGGACTGGGACACGATGCACGCCATGTTTGAAAACGGCGAAGCCGCGATGTTCCTCACCGGTCCGTGGGCGCTCAACCGTATCCGCGAATCGGGTGTGAACTACGCCATCGCGCCCATTCCGGATGAAACGAGCGAAGGCAAGCCGTTCCTGGGCGTGCACGGCTTCATGGTCAGCGCGTTCAGCAAAGACCCGCTCCTGGCGCAAGCCTTCTTGACCGAATTCGTGGCGACCGACGAAGTGATGCAGAAACTCTTTGATGCAGACCCGCGCCCGTCGGCCTACCTGCCGGTGCGTGAAGCCACCGACGACCCCGACATCGCCGCGTTCGGCGTGGCCGGTCAGAACGCTGACCCGATGCCCGCCATTCCTGAAATGGCGTCGGTGTGGGAAGCGTGGGGCAACGCGATTACGCTGGTCTTCCAGCAGCAAGAAGATCCGGAGGTTGCGTTCAAGAACGCCGCCGAGCAAATTCGCGCGGCTATCAGCGGCCAATAAGCAGAAGCATACACGGAGCGTCGCGCCATGACTCGCGCAACGACTGGTGGGGGGGCTTCCCGCCCCTCCACCTCCCTCAAACTATCCGATATCGCTCTTCGTCTCATTGGGTTGGCGTTCATTGACGCTGTGGCGGTCTGGCTTCTGACACAAATGATCGCCGACGGCGTCTGGATTTTGGTCACCCTGTTGCTCATCATCACGATTGGCGTCAACGTCATTTTCTTGCGCCCAGAACTCTACCCCCTGCGCTGGATGTCACCCGGCCTGGCGCTCATGCTCTTGATGGTCGTCTATCCGCTGGTCTTCACGGTTTACACCGCCTTCACCAACTACAGCGACGGCCACTTGCTGACCAAACAGCAAGCGATTGAGCGCATTACCACCGGCTTGCAGAACATGTACGTGCCGGAAGGGGGCGTCACGTACTCCTGGGTGGCTTTCCAGGCCGAAGATGGCACCTATGCGCTCTGGTTGACCGACAAAGAAGGCAACCACTACTTCGCCAGACCGGGAGAACCGATTGAACCGGCAACCGCCGGGGAGGGCATTTTCGGACCACCCGACGAAAACGGGGTTCCAACCACGATTGAAGGCTACACCCGCCTCAACCGCATTCAAGCGGCGACGAACCGCGACTTGCCCAACATTCAGTTTGGCGTTCCACCCGATGCCGTGCAGATTCGCACCCCCAGCGAAGCGGCCATTCTTCAGCCGCGATATGTGTACGATGAAGAGTTAGACGCCATCATTGACCAGAAAGAAGGCAAGATTTACTACGCCGATGATGAAGTGGGCTTCTTTGTGAGTGAAGACGGCGACACGCTCAACCCAGGCTACATTGTCGTTGTCGGCTGGAAAAACTTCGACCGCCTGTTCAACAGCCCGGCCATCCGTGGGCCTGTGCTGCGTGTCTTCATCTGGACGGTGGTTTTTGCCGCCGCCAGTGTGCTGACAACGTTCGCCCTGGGGCTTTTCATCGCCCTGCTCTACAACGACCCCACCATGCGCGGGCGCAAAATCATTCGCTCGTTCCTCATCATTCCGTACGCCATTCCCGCCTTCATCAGCATTCTCGTCTGGCGTGGGATGATGAACCCGCAGTTTGGTGTGCTCAACCGCGCCTTGCTGGACCTCTTCGGCTATTCGCCGCCCTGGTTCTCAGACCCCATGTGGGCACGCCTGGGCGTCATTCTGGTCAACTTGTGGCTGGGCTTCCCCTACATGATGCTGGTTTGTAGTGGGGCATTGCAAGCCATTCCCAGCGACATTTACGAAGCCGCCGAGATTGACGGCGCAAACATGTGGCAACGCTTCCGCCACATCACTTTGCCCTTGTTGCTCGTCTCGGTCGGTCCGTTGTTGATTTCCTCGTTCGCGTTCAACTTCAACAACTTCAACATCATCTATCTGTTCAACCGTGGGAACCCGCCCATGAGCGGCACCCCAACACCGGTTGGGCACACCGATATCCTGGTGACATACGTCTACCGGTTGGCTTTTGCAAGCGGTGGCGGAAAGGATTACGGCTACGCGTCGGCGATTACCATCATCATCTTCCTGATTGTCGCGAGCATTACGTTCTTCCAATTCCGCTACACGCGCATGTGGGAGGAGGTTTCCGAAAATGTCTGAGCGCTCTTTGACCGCCATCCGCCACTCGAAAGCACGCCAACAGCAATTGCTGCGCGTGGTGCGCTGGGTTTTGACAGTGGTTCTCATTTTCTACGCCATCTTCCCGGCGGTATGGGTGCTTTCGGCATCACTCGACCCGCGCAACTCGTTGGCGCAACAAGCGTTGATTCCTCCCAACGCATCGCTTGAAAACTACCGGGCGCTGTTCAACAACCCTGTTCAGCCCTTTGGGCGCTGGATGCTCAATTCGATCAAGATTTCAACCATCACGTCCATTCTGGCAGTGATGATTAGCGCCCTGGCGGCGTATGCGTTTTCGCGCTTCCGCTTTGCCGGGCGTCGCAACTTGTTGTTGACCATTCTGCTCATTCAGGTATTCCCCAACTTCCTCGCCATGGTTGCCATCTTTTTGCTCTTGCAACAATTGGGGACCTACATTCCATGGCTTGGGTTGGGCACACATGGGGGGCTCATTCTGGCCTACCTTGGGGGCGCTTTGGGTATCAACACCTGGTTGATGAAGGGGTTTTTCGACTCCATCCCGCGCGACCTGGACGAATCGGCGAAGATTGACGGTGCAAGCGATTGGCAGATTTTCTCGCGCATCATCTTCCCACTGGTGCGCCCCATCCTTGCCGTGGTGGGCATTCTCACGTTCATCGGCACCTATTCGGACTACATTCTTGCCAGCATTCTGCTGAAAGACCGTGATTCGCTGACGCTCGCCGTGGGGTTGTTCCAGTTGATTGATGGGCAGTATTCCCAGAAATGGGGGCTTTTCGCCGCAGGGGCGATTCTTGGCGCAGTGCCGATCGTCATCGTCTATCTGCTCTTGCAGGATTACATCGTGGGCGGATTGACGCAAGGCGCTGTGAAGGGATAAGCCCCACAACAGCACCACGAGACACAAACAGAACCGGGCTACGCGCCCGGTTCTTTTGTTGTGCTGGACATTGACGCGGAAGACGCCAGCCCCATAGCCTCTTGAAGCCACTGCGCCATACGCTCCCAAACAAGGCGGCAGGCCGGATTGAGCACGATACCCACATGCGCCGGCACATAGCCCAATCCCCACGATTCATCAATCACCCACTGCTCATATGGACCGCCCCAATGTCGCCACATGGCGCGCGCATTGTCGGGCGTGCAGAGAAAGCGGTCGCGCGCGCCGATGACGTTCAGCATGGGCTGGCGCGCTCTGGCAATCGCCGCCAGGTAGTCGCGCCCATCCAGCGTCCGCCAGACGCCGTGGCGCGTCCAGTGACAGAGTTGACGATAGTAGGTACGCGCCTCGTCATCCGTTCCCTGGCGGAAACGGCGCGCCGGCGCTACGCCGAAAAGGTAGGTGAGGGCTGTTGTGGCTTCCATCGCCAGGCGCTTGCGCCACCACAACACGCGCGACTGTTCCCATTGCCGCGCCCACAAGTTGGCGGCAAACGCCGCCAGCGCACGCACCGGTGTATCGGGGTGAAACCCAAGATAGCCGGCGGCGACATGCCCAAAGAGCGAATGCCCCACCAGCGCCAGCGGCAATTCGCCCCATTCGCGCTGCATGAACTCGACAAGCGCGGGGGTATCGCCAAACACCAGGTCATCGTATGACCAATCCACGCGCCGCGAGGCGTGCGGCAGGCTTGCGCCACGCCCGCGCAAATCCACGTTGAGCACCACAAACCCCGCTTGGGCGAGCGTGCTGGCGACGCCTTGCCCTGGCGGGTGGTCCATAGAGGTGCGGTTCAACATCATGGCATGCCCCACCACCAACGCGCCCATCGGCGACGGCGGCACAATGAGGTCGGCTTCCAGTCGCCAGCCGTCCGCGGTGGGAATATGCACGATTGAACGCTGCATGAGAAACACCTTCGGCGGTTCGTTTGCTTCTTTCGGCACGCCCGACGGCGTTGCGCCGCCCGCCAAGATGACGGTACGGCTCTACCCCAACGCGACGACGAAGGCGACAGCGTAGGTCTCGGTGTGGGAGATGCTGAGGGACCAGGTATGCAAGCCCAGTTGCGCGGCACGGTGCGCCGCCTGCCCATGCAAGAGCACGTGCGGCGCACCGCGTTCATCATTCAACACTTCGATTTCTTTCCAGGCGACATCGCCGATACCACACCCCAGCGCCTTGGCGACGGCCTCTTTAGCCGCCCAGCGCCCGGCGATGCTCACCAGTTTGTGCCCACAGGCGGCGCGTTCGCGCTCCGTGAGGAAGCGATTGAGGAAGCGCTCGCCAAAACGCGCTACCGCCGCTTCCAGCCGGTGCACTTCCACGATATCCACCCCTGTGGCCAGTGGCATAAGCCTTACTCCGCAGGTGAACGCGGGCCGGCGATTGAGAGCACATGGCGACCATGCGCCAGATACGTCTGCACCACCCGCTGGACATCCTCAGCCTCGACACGCCAGATGCGTTCCGGCAAGCGTTGCAGGTAATCCAGCCCCAGGTCGTAATAGACCATGTTTTTGATAGCGCCCGCCATGCCTTCGTTGGTTTCCAATTGCAAGGGCAAAGCGCCAATCAGGTAGAGTTTGTTGTCGGTCAATTCATCTTCGGGAACACGCTCATCCGCCATGCGGCGAATTTCGGCCAGCGTCGTTTCCACCGCCAGTTGCACATTTTCCGGCGCAACGCCCGCCACCGCCATCCACGGGGCTTTGATGGGGGCTTTGGCACGCCCTAGCGAACTGTAAGCGTAGTAGGCAAGCCCTTTTTCATCCCGCACGCTTTCGCCCAGGCGTCCCATCAGCCCAAAGACACCCAAAATGCTGTTGGCAACCTGCGCCGGCACATAATCGGGGTCGTTGGCGGACAACGCAGGCACGCCCAGCACAAAATCGCTTTGGGCTTTGCCCGGCACTTCGGTGAAATGTTCAACCGCTTGCTCCGGCAACGGGTGCGCGTCCGGCAAGGGGGCGCGCTGACGGTGCGGGCGGTTTTCCCAATCGCCAAACACATCTTCCAGCAGGTCGAGCGCTTGTTGCGCGGGCATAGCCCCCGACAGGACGATGATGCCGTCGCGCGGTTCGTAGTGCGTTTCAAAAAAGGCTTCGACGTCGGCGCGGGTGATGGGTTCAACCGTTTCCAGGTAGCCGGATGAGGGCCAGTGGTAGGCGTGCGTCTCAGGATAGGCGAGTTTGTAGAACGCCAGAGACGCCATTGAACGCGGGTCGTGTTCCCGTTCGCGCAACGCCGTCAACACGCGGTCTTTGACACGCGCGAACTGGTCTTCGGGGAAGGTGGGCGCACGCAACATTTCCGACGCCAGCCGCAACAAGTCGGGCATATCTTCGGCGAGCGATTTGATGCTCAGCGAGGTCGAGAGCACGCCGCCGGAAAAGGCCAACGAGGCGCTGCGGCTTTCAATCATCTCGTTGATGGCGTCGTAGTCGTGGTCGCGTGTGCCGCGCGAGAGCAACGCCGCCACGAGGTTGTTCACCCCTTTTTGGGCGGGGGGTTCATCGTGCGAGCCGACGGCAAACGAAGCGGTGACATAGACCGCCGGGCTGACAAAGTTTTCCCACGCCAGCAGGCGCAAGCCGTTGGCGAGCGTGCGCGTGGCGATTGTCTCCGGTCCGGGCAACGTCGAGGGGTCAAGCGGTAGCGTTTCGTGAGATGTCGTCGAACTCATTGGGCGGCTCCTTCTTCGGGAATGTACCAACCAACCGTGCGTTGGCGGGGTGAGAGGTAGGTTTGCGCCACACGCTGGACATCCTCGCGTGTCACGCGGCTGAAACGGTCAATGAACGAGGTAAACCAGTCGGTATCGGCTATCGTGCTGGCAAACCCCAGCCAATACGCCTGGTTGGCGACGCTTTCCATGCTGAAAGCAAATTGGGCACGGGTTTGTTTGAGCGCTTTCTGGTATTCTTCTTCGGTAATCCCTTCGGCGCGGACACGTTCCAATTCTTCAAACAGGCGATTTTCGACAACCTGCGGGTCGCTTGTGGGGAAAAGCGTCACGTGGAAGGTGTACAGGAACGGGTCAATGGTTGGGATGAGCGACGAACTGACGCTGGCAACCAGGCCGCTATCCACCAGCGCGCGGTAGAGGCGTGAGGTGCGCGCGTTTGGCGCAGGACCACGCAGGCTGAAACTTTCAGGACCACCCAGCACGGTGTCGAGCACCGCCAGCGCGAACCAATCATCGCTGGTAGCGGACGGCGCTTTGTAGGCGGCTTGCAGGTAGCGTGTGCTTCCAGGTCCATGCACGGTAATGCGGCGCTCGCCGTTTTGGGGTGGTTCGGTGAAGCGGACAGGCGGCACTTCGGGACCACGCGGCAAGCGCCCAAAGGTTTCGGCAATGCGGTCAATCATCTCGTTGGCGTTGAAATCGCCAATCGCCACAGCGATGGCGTTGTTGGGCGTGTAATAGGTGCGGTAATGCGCATACAAATCATCGCGCGTCATGGTGCGCAAGTCGCTTTCCCACCCAATCGTTTCGTGGTGGTAGGGGTGTACGAAAAACGCCACCGCCTGCACCGCTTCCGAAAGGCGAAAAGAGGGGTAGTTTTCGTACATGTGGCGCTCGGAAAGAATAACGGTGCGCTCGGCTTCCACCTCTTCGGGCAAGAACGCCGAATTGACCATGCGGTCGGCTTCGATATCGAGCGCCAGTTGAATGTTGGGCGCCGGCAACACAGCATAATAGGCGGTGAAATCCAGCCACGTCATGGCGTTGAACATGCCGCCGTGGCGGGCAATCTCGCGGTCAATCGCGCCCTTGGGGAAGCGCTCCGTGCCTTTGAACATCATATGCTCCACCCAGTGCGAGATGCCCGTCTTACCCTGCACCTCGTTGCGGCTTCCCACGCCATACCAAACCCAAAACGTGGCAACCGGCGCGTGGTGGGTTTCCTTGACCAAGATACGCAACCCATTTTCAAGGGTGGCGGTCTGAATCGTGTTCTCACTCATGGTGTTTTTCCTCATGCGAAGTCATTTTCGGGGGAACCGTGCGGGGCTATGCGGAACACATCGCCCCGCACGGGTTTGATTTACTCAGTCGGTGTGGTCGCCGGGGCGGGGCGGGTGTTGCTCGGACGTTCGTCGTGTTCCGTCTTGCGGCGACCGTTGTACCCACGCCCCATGCCGCGATAGACGAAGCCCAATTCAGCCATTTGCTCAGGCTCGTAAATGTTGCGCCCGTCCACAATAATCGGCTGGCGCATCAGCTCGCGAATGCGCTTCAAGTCCAGGTGCTTGAATTCGTTCCACTCGGTCAGGATGACAATGGCGTCGCACCCCTTGGCCAGTTCGTAGGGGTCGGCGGCTTGCTCCATCCACGGGAGCGCCTTGCGCGCCGTCTCTTTGGCGACGGGGTCGTACCCCTTGACATACGCCCCTTCACGACGGCAGAGGTGCGCAATTTCCACCGAGGGGGCTTCGCGCATGTCGTCGGTGTTGGGCTTGAACGCCAACCCCAACAAGCCGATGGTCTTCCCGTTGAGATCGTCAAGCAGGTCGCGCAATTTTTGCACCACCTCGCGGCGCTTGTCGCGGTTGATTTCCATCACCGCCCGCAGCAGCTGCGGATGACACCCATGCAACGCCGCCATGTGCGCCAGTGCCTTCACATCCTTGGGGAAGCAGGAGCCCCCGTAGCCGACGCCCGCATCCAGGAAGTGGTGGCCAATGCGCTTGTCGTACCCCATGCCAATGGCCACTTCCTTGACATCGGCGCCCAGTTTTTCGCAAATGCTGGCAATTTCGTTGATGAACGAAATGCGCGTCGCCAGAAACGCGTTGGACGCATACTTGATCATCTCCGCAGTGCGCAAATCGGTCACCATGATGGGCGCACGCAGCGGCAGATAGAGCTGCGCCACCTGCTCGGCGGCTTCGCGGTCGGTTGAACCAAGCACCACGCGGTCGGGATTCAAAAAGTCTTGAATCGCGTTGCCTTCACGCAAAAATTCAGGATTACTGACCACCCAGAAAGGCACATCATTCTTCTTGTGGCGGTTGACAATATCCGCCACCCAGTCGCCCGTCCCA belongs to Ardenticatena maritima and includes:
- the acpS gene encoding holo-ACP synthase; amino-acid sequence: MPLATGVDIVEVHRLEAAVARFGERFLNRFLTERERAACGHKLVSIAGRWAAKEAVAKALGCGIGDVAWKEIEVLNDERGAPHVLLHGQAAHRAAQLGLHTWSLSISHTETYAVAFVVALG
- a CDS encoding UDP-glucose dehydrogenase family protein; the encoded protein is MKRIAVIGTGYVGLVTGTCFADLGNRVICLDIDAEKIERLKQGIIPIYEPGLEEMVRRNIQAGRLTFTTSYEEAIPNSDIVFIAVGTPEGVDGEADLKYVEMAAKSIAEVMDHPIIIVNKSTVPVGTGDWVADIVNRHKKNDVPFWVVSNPEFLREGNAIQDFLNPDRVVLGSTDREAAEQVAQLYLPLRAPIMVTDLRTAEMIKYASNAFLATRISFINEIASICEKLGADVKEVAIGMGYDKRIGHHFLDAGVGYGGSCFPKDVKALAHMAALHGCHPQLLRAVMEINRDKRREVVQKLRDLLDDLNGKTIGLLGLAFKPNTDDMREAPSVEIAHLCRREGAYVKGYDPVAKETARKALPWMEQAADPYELAKGCDAIVILTEWNEFKHLDLKRIRELMRQPIIVDGRNIYEPEQMAELGFVYRGMGRGYNGRRKTEHDERPSNTRPAPATTPTE
- a CDS encoding M16 family metallopeptidase, encoding MSSTTSHETLPLDPSTLPGPETIATRTLANGLRLLAWENFVSPAVYVTASFAVGSHDEPPAQKGVNNLVAALLSRGTRDHDYDAINEMIESRSASLAFSGGVLSTSLSIKSLAEDMPDLLRLASEMLRAPTFPEDQFARVKDRVLTALREREHDPRSMASLAFYKLAYPETHAYHWPSSGYLETVEPITRADVEAFFETHYEPRDGIIVLSGAMPAQQALDLLEDVFGDWENRPHRQRAPLPDAHPLPEQAVEHFTEVPGKAQSDFVLGVPALSANDPDYVPAQVANSILGVFGLMGRLGESVRDEKGLAYYAYSSLGRAKAPIKAPWMAVAGVAPENVQLAVETTLAEIRRMADERVPEDELTDNKLYLIGALPLQLETNEGMAGAIKNMVYYDLGLDYLQRLPERIWRVEAEDVQRVVQTYLAHGRHVLSIAGPRSPAE
- a CDS encoding alpha/beta fold hydrolase — translated: MQRSIVHIPTADGWRLEADLIVPPSPMGALVVGHAMMLNRTSMDHPPGQGVASTLAQAGFVVLNVDLRGRGASLPHASRRVDWSYDDLVFGDTPALVEFMQREWGELPLALVGHSLFGHVAAGYLGFHPDTPVRALAAFAANLWARQWEQSRVLWWRKRLAMEATTALTYLFGVAPARRFRQGTDDEARTYYRQLCHWTRHGVWRTLDGRDYLAAIARARQPMLNVIGARDRFLCTPDNARAMWRHWGGPYEQWVIDESWGLGYVPAHVGIVLNPACRLVWERMAQWLQEAMGLASSASMSSTTKEPGA
- the malG gene encoding maltose ABC transporter permease MalG; its protein translation is MSERSLTAIRHSKARQQQLLRVVRWVLTVVLIFYAIFPAVWVLSASLDPRNSLAQQALIPPNASLENYRALFNNPVQPFGRWMLNSIKISTITSILAVMISALAAYAFSRFRFAGRRNLLLTILLIQVFPNFLAMVAIFLLLQQLGTYIPWLGLGTHGGLILAYLGGALGINTWLMKGFFDSIPRDLDESAKIDGASDWQIFSRIIFPLVRPILAVVGILTFIGTYSDYILASILLKDRDSLTLAVGLFQLIDGQYSQKWGLFAAGAILGAVPIVIVYLLLQDYIVGGLTQGAVKG
- a CDS encoding M16 family metallopeptidase; this translates as MSENTIQTATLENGLRILVKETHHAPVATFWVWYGVGSRNEVQGKTGISHWVEHMMFKGTERFPKGAIDREIARHGGMFNAMTWLDFTAYYAVLPAPNIQLALDIEADRMVNSAFLPEEVEAERTVILSERHMYENYPSFRLSEAVQAVAFFVHPYHHETIGWESDLRTMTRDDLYAHYRTYYTPNNAIAVAIGDFNANEMIDRIAETFGRLPRGPEVPPVRFTEPPQNGERRITVHGPGSTRYLQAAYKAPSATSDDWFALAVLDTVLGGPESFSLRGPAPNARTSRLYRALVDSGLVASVSSSLIPTIDPFLYTFHVTLFPTSDPQVVENRLFEELERVRAEGITEEEYQKALKQTRAQFAFSMESVANQAYWLGFASTIADTDWFTSFIDRFSRVTREDVQRVAQTYLSPRQRTVGWYIPEEGAAQ